In Streptomyces hawaiiensis, one genomic interval encodes:
- a CDS encoding DUF3291 domain-containing protein: protein MTDPAAAYELAEVNIARLKAPLDSPQLKDFVDSLDPVNADADAADGFVWRLQSDTGNATDVSVFGDSWLILNMSVWRDTDSLTAYMYQGRHREMLARRREWFERVEEAMVTLWWVPAGHRPTVAEAESRLLHIRTHGPTPYAFTLRTSFPPQGATPLIGEVPQGLGCAL from the coding sequence ATGACTGATCCTGCCGCCGCGTACGAACTCGCCGAGGTCAACATCGCCCGCCTGAAGGCCCCGTTGGACTCCCCGCAGTTGAAGGACTTCGTCGACAGCCTGGACCCGGTGAACGCCGACGCCGACGCGGCCGACGGTTTCGTCTGGCGCCTGCAGAGCGACACCGGCAACGCCACGGACGTGTCCGTCTTCGGCGACTCCTGGCTGATCCTCAACATGTCGGTGTGGCGTGATACCGACTCACTGACGGCGTACATGTACCAGGGCAGGCACCGGGAGATGCTCGCCCGCCGCCGCGAGTGGTTCGAGCGCGTGGAGGAGGCCATGGTCACCCTGTGGTGGGTGCCGGCCGGTCACCGCCCGACCGTGGCCGAGGCGGAATCCCGCCTCCTGCACATCCGCACCCACGGCCCGACGCCGTACGCCTTCACCCTGCGGACGTCGTTCCCGCCCCAGGGGGCGACACCGCTGATCGGCGAGGTGCCTCAGGGACTGGGCTGCGCGCTCTGA
- a CDS encoding penicillin-binding transpeptidase domain-containing protein, with product MTRHIRHAGYFCALLLVALLLNAARIQVVQAPSYDRNPANRRPDITRYEQPRGDILVGGRPVTGSKDTREHLRYERTYTDGPMYAPVTGFASQLYGTTLLESTEDGVLSGADPMLAPFPLWNDFTRARNAGGDVVTTLHPAAQEAAFKGLAGRKGAVAALEPSTGRILALVSAPSYDPQSLAGNGSVASRAWARLNADRDRPMLNRAVRQTYPPGSTFKVVTAAAALDAGVVTDLEAPTDSPGPYRLPGTRTRLTNASKGCANASVREAFTFSCNTVFAKLGVRVGVTDMTATAHAFGFNNGQLRIPFPVARSTFDTTLDKAQLALSSIGQYNTRATPLQMAMVAAAVANGGQVRDPYLVERTTRPGGSTLATAGSRAIRQAMYPSTAVGLRAMMRDVVENGTGRNAAIPGAKVGGKSGTAQHGRGNSGTPYAWFVSWAQGDRDLAPRVAVAVVVEDAEADRGDISGGGDAAPIARAVMEAVLKSR from the coding sequence GTGACCCGGCACATCCGGCACGCCGGATACTTCTGCGCCCTGCTGCTGGTGGCCCTGCTGCTGAACGCCGCCCGCATCCAGGTCGTCCAGGCACCGTCGTACGACCGCAATCCGGCCAACCGGCGCCCCGACATCACCCGCTACGAGCAGCCCCGCGGGGACATCCTGGTCGGCGGACGGCCGGTCACCGGCTCCAAGGACACCCGCGAGCACCTGCGCTACGAACGGACCTACACCGACGGCCCGATGTACGCCCCGGTCACCGGCTTCGCCTCCCAGCTCTACGGGACGACGCTCCTGGAGAGCACGGAGGACGGCGTGCTGTCCGGCGCGGATCCGATGCTCGCGCCGTTCCCGCTGTGGAACGACTTCACGCGTGCGCGCAACGCCGGCGGAGACGTCGTCACGACACTCCACCCGGCCGCGCAGGAGGCGGCGTTCAAGGGACTCGCGGGCCGCAAGGGAGCGGTGGCGGCGCTGGAGCCGTCGACCGGCCGGATCCTGGCCCTGGTGTCTGCCCCGTCCTACGACCCCCAGTCGCTGGCCGGCAACGGCTCGGTGGCGTCCCGGGCCTGGGCGCGGCTCAACGCGGACCGGGACCGCCCGATGCTCAACCGGGCGGTGCGGCAGACGTATCCGCCGGGCTCGACCTTCAAGGTGGTCACCGCGGCCGCCGCGCTGGACGCCGGTGTGGTCACCGACCTCGAAGCGCCGACCGACTCCCCCGGCCCCTACCGGCTGCCCGGGACGCGGACGCGGCTGACCAACGCGTCGAAGGGCTGCGCGAACGCCTCCGTGCGCGAGGCCTTCACCTTCTCCTGCAACACGGTGTTCGCCAAGCTCGGCGTGCGGGTGGGTGTGACGGACATGACCGCCACGGCGCACGCCTTCGGTTTCAACAACGGGCAGCTGAGGATCCCCTTCCCGGTGGCCCGGTCCACGTTCGACACCACCCTCGACAAGGCCCAGCTGGCCCTGTCGTCGATCGGCCAGTACAACACCCGCGCCACACCGCTGCAGATGGCGATGGTCGCGGCGGCCGTGGCGAACGGCGGCCAGGTACGGGACCCCTACCTGGTGGAGCGCACGACGAGGCCGGGCGGCAGCACCCTCGCGACGGCCGGCTCGCGGGCGATCCGCCAGGCGATGTACCCGTCCACCGCCGTCGGGCTGCGGGCGATGATGCGGGACGTGGTCGAGAACGGCACCGGGCGCAACGCCGCCATCCCCGGCGCCAAGGTCGGCGGCAAGTCCGGCACCGCCCAGCACGGCCGCGGCAACTCCGGTACGCCGTACGCCTGGTTCGTCTCCTGGGCGCAGGGCGACCGCGACCTGGCGCCGCGGGTGGCGGTCGCGGTCGTCGTGGAGGACGCGGAGGCGGACCGCGGGGACATCAGCGGGGGCGGTGACGCGGCGCCGATCGCACGGGCGGTGATGGAGGCGGTGCTCAAGTCGCGCTAG
- a CDS encoding FtsW/RodA/SpoVE family cell cycle protein codes for MSKAGITVATADPPAPAVRPLPRRRGIEVALIVLAVLLSVYGYCAVGLARHGALPPGAAGYGAGLGVLALLAHLAVRLRAPYADPLLLPIGVLLNGLGLVLIYRLDLETPGDRAAPAQLVWSTLGVALFILVILLLRDHRVLQRYTYVCVVSALVLLTLPILFPAVNGARIWIRIAGFSIQPGEFAKVLLAVFFAAYLAANRNALAYTGRRVWRLQLPTGRVLGPIVAVWLVSVGVLVLERDLGTSLLFFGLFVILLYVATGRTGWIAVGLLLAALGAVAVGRLEPHVHSRIETWLHPFASIEAGEGANQLAQSLFAFAEGGMLGTGLGLGHSFLIGFAVKSDFILATAGEELGLAGLSAVFLLYSLLVERGFRAGLAQREPFGRLLAVGLASLVALQVFVIAGGVTGLIPLTGMAMPFLAQGGSSVVTNWAIVALLVRVSDSARRSYDGQDAR; via the coding sequence ATGAGCAAGGCCGGAATCACCGTGGCGACGGCGGACCCGCCCGCGCCCGCCGTCCGCCCCCTCCCCCGGCGCCGGGGCATCGAAGTCGCCCTCATCGTGCTGGCCGTCCTGCTGTCGGTCTACGGCTACTGCGCCGTAGGCCTGGCCCGGCACGGAGCACTTCCGCCCGGCGCCGCGGGCTACGGCGCCGGCCTCGGCGTACTGGCGCTGCTGGCCCATCTGGCGGTACGCCTGCGGGCCCCGTACGCCGACCCCCTGCTGCTCCCCATCGGGGTGCTGCTCAACGGGCTCGGCCTGGTGCTGATCTACCGGCTCGACCTGGAGACCCCGGGCGACCGGGCGGCACCCGCCCAACTGGTGTGGTCGACACTGGGGGTGGCGCTGTTCATCCTGGTCATCCTGCTGCTGCGCGACCACCGGGTGCTCCAGCGCTACACGTACGTCTGCGTGGTCTCGGCCCTGGTCCTGCTCACGCTGCCGATCCTGTTCCCGGCGGTGAACGGGGCCCGCATCTGGATCCGGATCGCCGGGTTCTCCATCCAGCCGGGCGAGTTCGCCAAGGTGCTGCTGGCGGTGTTCTTCGCCGCGTACCTGGCGGCGAACCGCAACGCGCTCGCCTACACCGGCCGCCGCGTCTGGAGGCTCCAGCTGCCCACCGGCCGCGTCCTCGGCCCGATCGTCGCCGTCTGGCTGGTGAGCGTGGGCGTGCTGGTCCTGGAGCGCGACCTCGGCACCTCGCTGCTCTTCTTCGGCCTGTTCGTGATCCTCCTCTACGTCGCCACCGGCCGCACCGGCTGGATCGCGGTCGGCCTGCTGCTGGCCGCGCTGGGTGCGGTCGCCGTGGGTCGGCTGGAGCCGCACGTGCACAGCAGGATCGAGACCTGGCTGCACCCCTTCGCCTCGATCGAGGCGGGCGAGGGCGCGAACCAGCTCGCCCAGTCGCTGTTCGCCTTCGCGGAGGGCGGCATGCTCGGCACGGGCCTCGGACTCGGCCACTCCTTCCTCATCGGCTTCGCCGTGAAGTCGGACTTCATCCTGGCCACCGCGGGCGAGGAACTCGGCCTGGCCGGCCTCAGCGCCGTCTTCCTCCTCTACAGCCTGCTGGTGGAGCGCGGCTTTCGCGCGGGACTCGCGCAGCGCGAGCCCTTCGGCCGGCTGCTCGCGGTCGGACTCGCCTCACTGGTGGCGCTCCAGGTGTTCGTGATCGCGGGCGGGGTGACCGGGCTGATCCCGCTGACCGGCATGGCGATGCCGTTCCTGGCGCAGGGCGGCTCGTCGGTCGTCACCAACTGGGCGATCGTGGCACTGCTGGTCCGGGTGAGCGATTCGGCCCGGCGGAGTTACGACGGGCAGGACGCCCGGTGA
- a CDS encoding SH3 domain-containing protein, with the protein MSLRTRLSIATVAGLLAAAVSVTPAAAAHDDWDPTGGNGNGNHHGHDGHHGHHDERLYKGVVTADRLALRSAPNRGSQIIRFAHRGDVVKIFCKTGGETVRGNPLWYLLTDGTWAWGAARYIDNIGPAPRWC; encoded by the coding sequence ATGTCCCTGCGCACCCGTCTCTCCATAGCCACCGTCGCCGGGCTCCTCGCCGCCGCGGTTTCCGTCACGCCCGCCGCCGCCGCGCACGACGACTGGGACCCGACGGGCGGCAACGGCAACGGCAACCACCACGGCCACGACGGCCACCACGGCCACCACGACGAGCGCCTCTACAAGGGCGTCGTCACGGCGGACAGGCTGGCGCTGCGCAGCGCCCCGAACCGCGGTTCGCAGATCATCCGGTTCGCCCATCGGGGCGACGTCGTCAAGATCTTCTGCAAGACGGGCGGTGAGACCGTGCGGGGCAATCCGCTCTGGTACCTGCTGACGGACGGCACCTGGGCCTGGGGCGCGGCCCGGTACATCGACAACATCGGCCCCGCGCCACGCTGGTGCTGA
- a CDS encoding ATP-binding protein, translating into MSPTLPQWSGTLAAKAAAFITVMCCALAALLGVLVHVQVTNQTVSQARDQALQRLTQATERYEAGDTLRRGAGVDPPELPGKLRDLAVAGDRGTMVADRAGRPTMWAAGPVDGERALAVAVDYSQQARTIEGLDRAIVWSSGLAIGATLLVGAFAVTRVTRRLHTTALVARRISAGDLDARVNDPGTGPRTEAGLRTEAGPRDEVAAVAAALDSMAASLQDKLLAEQRFTADVAHELRTPLTGLHAAAELLPPGRPTELVRDRVAALRTLTEDLLEISRLDTGRERVELDTERLGPLAERAARAAGNGTEVRVVRDVSVETDRRRLERVLGNLVANAHKHGRGPVVLTVDGPVVTIRDHGDGFPEYLVAHGPQRFRTEGGTRGHGLGLTIARGQAEVLGARLEFANAPEGGAVATLKLAAE; encoded by the coding sequence ATGAGCCCCACGCTCCCCCAGTGGTCCGGGACTCTCGCCGCGAAGGCCGCCGCCTTCATCACGGTGATGTGCTGCGCGCTGGCCGCCCTGCTCGGCGTCCTGGTGCATGTGCAGGTGACGAACCAGACCGTGAGCCAGGCCCGTGACCAGGCGTTGCAGCGGCTGACGCAGGCGACGGAGCGGTACGAGGCCGGGGACACGTTGCGGCGGGGCGCCGGGGTGGACCCGCCGGAGCTGCCCGGGAAGCTGCGGGACCTGGCGGTGGCCGGGGACCGCGGCACGATGGTCGCCGACCGCGCGGGACGCCCCACGATGTGGGCGGCGGGTCCCGTCGACGGCGAGCGGGCGCTGGCCGTGGCGGTCGACTACTCGCAGCAGGCCCGCACCATCGAGGGCCTGGACCGGGCGATCGTGTGGTCGTCGGGCCTGGCGATCGGGGCGACGCTGCTGGTCGGGGCGTTCGCGGTGACGCGGGTGACGCGTCGGCTGCACACCACGGCGCTGGTCGCGCGGCGGATCAGCGCGGGCGACCTGGACGCGCGCGTGAACGACCCAGGCACCGGCCCGCGCACGGAGGCCGGCCTGCGCACCGAGGCCGGCCCGCGGGACGAGGTGGCCGCCGTTGCCGCCGCGCTGGACTCCATGGCGGCCTCGCTCCAGGACAAGCTGCTCGCCGAGCAGCGGTTCACGGCGGATGTCGCGCATGAGCTGCGCACGCCGCTGACCGGGCTGCACGCGGCGGCCGAACTGCTGCCGCCGGGCCGTCCGACGGAGCTGGTCCGCGACCGGGTGGCGGCGCTGCGCACCCTGACCGAGGACCTGCTGGAGATCTCCCGGCTGGACACCGGCCGGGAGCGGGTGGAGCTGGACACCGAGCGGCTGGGGCCCCTGGCCGAGCGTGCGGCGCGGGCGGCGGGCAACGGCACGGAGGTCAGGGTCGTACGGGATGTGTCCGTGGAGACCGATCGACGGCGGCTGGAGCGGGTGCTGGGCAACCTCGTGGCGAACGCGCACAAGCACGGGCGGGGGCCGGTGGTGCTGACCGTGGACGGTCCGGTGGTGACCATTCGCGATCATGGGGACGGGTTTCCCGAGTACCTGGTCGCCCACGGGCCGCAGCGGTTCCGCACGGAGGGCGGTACGCGGGGGCACGGGCTGGGGCTGACCATCGCGCGGGGGCAGGCCGAGGTGCTGGGCGCGCGGCTGGAGTTCGCTAACGCGCCGGAGGGCGGGGCGGTGGCCACCCTGAAACTGGCGGCGGAGTGA
- a CDS encoding protein-tyrosine phosphatase family protein yields the protein MRTRSKPDVPAPESPWSEVVPGLWMGGHEYTGAMGHPEFVVVRDEFDLVQTLLRLPGHGPDPGVRHHVWPIPDGPLDGTQLAGVIRLAEAACEALGEGRRVLVRCYHGYNRSGLVVAHALMRQGSSAEAAIRLIRARRSRWALHNDLFVEYLRAGLATARLLEELAE from the coding sequence TTGCGTACCCGCAGTAAACCCGACGTGCCCGCTCCGGAGAGTCCGTGGAGCGAGGTCGTGCCCGGGCTCTGGATGGGCGGTCACGAGTACACGGGGGCCATGGGCCATCCGGAGTTCGTCGTCGTGCGGGACGAGTTCGATCTCGTGCAGACGCTGCTGCGGCTGCCGGGGCACGGGCCCGATCCGGGCGTCCGGCACCATGTGTGGCCCATCCCCGACGGGCCGCTGGACGGGACGCAGCTCGCCGGGGTGATCCGGCTGGCCGAGGCCGCGTGCGAGGCGCTGGGCGAGGGCCGCAGGGTCCTCGTCCGCTGTTACCACGGGTACAACCGTTCCGGTCTTGTCGTCGCCCACGCGCTGATGCGCCAGGGCAGCTCCGCCGAGGCGGCGATCCGGTTGATCCGGGCCCGTCGCTCGCGCTGGGCGCTGCACAACGACCTGTTCGTCGAGTACCTGCGGGCCGGACTGGCCACGGCCCGGCTGCTGGAGGAGCTCGCCGAGTAG
- a CDS encoding nuclease-related domain-containing protein, whose translation MNGLRVIPTWRHGRERLYVCLPDGRNIAWYDRDAARVNLLGEDREDDVLRALGPFITGPVTVGPPPVPTPAELARLTLHPDDDLAPNRPGEALIVALDRDPGPTHRLRPDPRRRALAAEQTVGDALDRLDGAGWHALHSVPLPGGDRIHHLLIGPGGLYALHTLHARKQRVRITDPMITLGRRDPHPLLRRLRTDADRASYALTAEVRPVLALVDPAGVSVPTVPRAVHVLTDTEVEGLAQRGGVLKPADVEALHAMARDRNTWARV comes from the coding sequence ATGAACGGACTGCGCGTCATACCGACCTGGCGGCACGGCCGGGAGCGGCTGTACGTCTGCCTCCCGGACGGCAGGAACATCGCCTGGTACGACCGTGATGCGGCCCGGGTGAACCTCCTCGGCGAGGACCGCGAGGACGATGTCCTGCGGGCCCTCGGACCCTTCATCACCGGCCCTGTCACGGTAGGACCGCCGCCGGTGCCGACCCCCGCCGAACTGGCCCGCCTCACCCTCCACCCCGACGACGACCTGGCCCCCAACCGCCCCGGCGAGGCCCTCATCGTCGCCCTCGACCGCGACCCCGGCCCCACCCACCGGCTGCGCCCCGACCCGCGCCGCAGGGCCCTCGCGGCCGAGCAGACGGTCGGCGACGCCCTGGATCGCCTCGACGGCGCGGGCTGGCACGCCCTGCACTCCGTGCCACTCCCCGGTGGCGACCGCATCCACCACCTGCTGATCGGCCCCGGCGGCCTCTACGCCCTCCACACCCTCCACGCCCGCAAGCAGCGCGTCCGCATCACCGACCCCATGATCACGCTGGGCCGCCGCGACCCCCACCCCCTCCTGCGCCGCCTCCGCACCGACGCCGACCGCGCCTCCTACGCCCTGACGGCAGAGGTCCGCCCGGTACTCGCCCTGGTGGACCCGGCGGGAGTGTCCGTCCCGACGGTCCCACGAGCGGTCCACGTCCTGACGGACACGGAGGTGGAGGGGCTGGCTCAGCGGGGCGGGGTCCTGAAACCAGCGGACGTGGAGGCCCTGCACGCGATGGCCCGGGACCGGAACACGTGGGCTCGGGTGTGA
- the ligD gene encoding non-homologous end-joining DNA ligase, with amino-acid sequence MAPITEVEGRRLALSNLEKVLYPATGFTKGEVLHYYATVAEVLLPHLRDRAVSFLRYPDGPDGQVFFTKNVPPGTPDWVTTAEVPRVEGPSRMVLVQDLPSLMWSANLVAEFHTHQWLVDTPDEADRIVFDLDPGAPATIVQCCEVALWLRERLARDGIEAYAKTSGSKGLHLLAAVRGASSERVSEYAKALAVEAEKAMPRLALHRMTRSLRPGKVFVDWSQNAARKTTATPYTLRARPEPTVSAPVTWEEVRECRAPGRLDFHAVDIAPRIQDYGDLLAPLLDTDGAGALP; translated from the coding sequence ATGGCGCCTATCACGGAGGTGGAGGGGCGACGGCTCGCTCTCAGCAATCTGGAGAAGGTGCTGTATCCCGCCACCGGCTTCACCAAGGGCGAGGTGCTGCACTACTACGCGACCGTCGCCGAGGTCCTGCTGCCCCATCTGCGTGATCGGGCGGTGTCCTTCCTGCGGTATCCGGACGGGCCGGACGGGCAGGTGTTCTTCACGAAGAACGTGCCGCCGGGTACGCCCGACTGGGTCACCACCGCCGAGGTGCCACGGGTCGAGGGGCCCTCGCGGATGGTCCTGGTGCAGGATCTGCCGAGCCTGATGTGGTCGGCGAACCTCGTGGCCGAGTTCCACACCCACCAGTGGCTCGTCGATACGCCGGACGAGGCCGACCGGATCGTCTTCGACCTCGATCCGGGGGCGCCGGCGACCATCGTGCAGTGCTGCGAGGTCGCGCTGTGGCTGCGGGAACGGCTCGCCCGGGACGGCATCGAGGCCTACGCCAAGACTTCCGGCTCGAAGGGGCTGCATCTGCTCGCCGCCGTGCGGGGGGCGTCCTCCGAGCGGGTCTCCGAGTACGCCAAGGCGCTCGCCGTCGAGGCCGAGAAGGCCATGCCGCGACTCGCGCTGCACCGGATGACCAGGAGCCTGCGTCCGGGGAAGGTCTTCGTCGACTGGAGCCAGAACGCCGCCCGCAAGACGACGGCGACCCCCTACACCCTCCGGGCCCGCCCGGAACCGACCGTCTCGGCCCCGGTGACGTGGGAGGAGGTCAGGGAGTGCCGCGCACCTGGCCGGCTGGACTTCCACGCGGTCGACATCGCCCCGAGGATCCAGGACTACGGCGACCTGCTCGCTCCGCTGCTGGACACGGACGGGGCGGGGGCGTTGCCGTAG
- a CDS encoding Ku protein, with the protein MLHVRSIWNGAISFGLVSIPIKLVNATESHSISFRQIHTEDGGRIRYRKFCELEDREVTQGEIGKGYEDADGTIIPITEEDLSSLPLPTAKTIEIVAFVPADRIDPLQMDAAYYLQAGGAPAAKPYTLLREALKRSNKVAIAKFALRGRERLGMLRVVGEAIAMHGLLWPDEVRTPEGLAPDTNVTVRDQELDLADALMDTLGEVDLEDLHDEYREAVEEVIAAKAAGEAPPQAPEPATGGKVLDLMAALESSVRAARESRGEEAEHAEVKSLPQRKTSRAAPKQTGGKKSTSTTKKTAAKKTTAAKKSTAKSGQGTAKKTASKSTAKKTAAKKSTSRKRSA; encoded by the coding sequence GTGCTGCACGTGAGATCCATCTGGAACGGCGCCATCTCGTTCGGCCTGGTCAGCATTCCGATCAAGCTGGTGAACGCCACCGAGAGCCACTCGATCTCCTTCCGCCAGATCCACACCGAGGACGGCGGCCGCATCCGCTACCGCAAATTCTGCGAACTGGAGGACCGCGAGGTCACCCAGGGGGAGATCGGCAAGGGCTACGAGGACGCGGACGGCACGATCATCCCGATCACCGAGGAGGACCTGTCCAGCCTGCCGCTCCCGACGGCCAAGACGATCGAGATCGTCGCCTTCGTCCCGGCCGACCGGATCGACCCCCTCCAGATGGACGCCGCGTACTACCTCCAGGCCGGCGGCGCCCCGGCGGCGAAGCCGTACACCCTGCTGCGCGAGGCACTGAAGCGCAGCAACAAGGTGGCGATCGCCAAGTTCGCCCTGCGGGGACGGGAACGCCTGGGCATGCTCAGGGTCGTCGGCGAGGCCATCGCGATGCACGGCCTGCTGTGGCCGGACGAGGTCCGCACCCCCGAGGGCCTGGCCCCCGACACCAACGTCACCGTCCGTGACCAGGAACTGGACCTGGCGGACGCGCTGATGGACACCCTGGGCGAGGTCGACCTGGAGGATCTGCACGACGAGTACCGCGAGGCCGTGGAGGAGGTCATCGCCGCGAAGGCGGCGGGCGAGGCCCCGCCCCAGGCCCCGGAACCGGCCACCGGCGGCAAGGTCCTGGACCTGATGGCGGCCCTGGAGAGCAGCGTCCGCGCGGCCCGCGAATCGCGGGGCGAGGAGGCCGAGCACGCCGAGGTCAAGTCGCTCCCGCAGCGCAAGACCTCCCGCGCGGCCCCCAAGCAGACCGGCGGCAAGAAGTCGACGTCCACCACGAAGAAGACGGCGGCCAAGAAGACCACCGCGGCGAAGAAGTCGACGGCCAAGTCGGGCCAGGGGACGGCCAAGAAGACGGCGTCAAAGAGCACCGCGAAGAAGACGGCGGCGAAGAAGTCGACGTCCCGCAAGCGCTCGGCCTGA
- a CDS encoding Asp23/Gls24 family envelope stress response protein, translated as MTETTQRRNASQDGRGAPGTRGSTAIADTVVAKIAGMAAREIPEVHNLGGGVTRAFGAVRQRVPGGGSGVTQGVKVEVGERQAAVDLNVVVEYGAAIADTAADVRTNVINAVERMTGLEVVEVNIAVDDVHLPDDEEEDEESEQRESRVV; from the coding sequence ATGACGGAGACCACTCAGCGCAGGAACGCATCACAGGACGGCAGGGGTGCTCCCGGCACCCGCGGAAGCACCGCCATCGCGGACACGGTCGTCGCGAAGATCGCGGGCATGGCGGCCCGGGAGATTCCGGAGGTGCACAACCTCGGTGGCGGGGTGACCAGGGCCTTCGGGGCTGTGCGTCAGCGGGTGCCGGGCGGGGGCAGCGGGGTCACCCAGGGGGTGAAGGTCGAGGTCGGCGAGCGCCAGGCCGCCGTTGATCTCAATGTGGTCGTCGAGTACGGCGCCGCCATCGCCGACACGGCGGCGGATGTCCGGACCAACGTCATCAACGCCGTGGAGCGGATGACCGGTCTCGAGGTCGTGGAGGTCAACATCGCCGTCGACGACGTCCATCTGCCGGACGACGAGGAGGAGGACGAGGAGTCCGAACAGCGGGAGAGTCGGGTGGTCTGA